A part of Paenibacillus donghaensis genomic DNA contains:
- a CDS encoding SH3 domain-containing protein, with translation MPELQTAAFTNIASINILDPVTPEEIQTLSSAAQLNPAVFAGVKTKGDFYQKLNQARKSAASGGAKEQPATEAPAAQTPAVQVPAPVPAAPSNDKPATVKSAKKQARVTADHLNVGSGASSRAAILTSFPKGTVLDVIGPAKYGWVKIKFNGRTAYVYGQYINMLP, from the coding sequence GTGCCGGAGCTGCAGACAGCAGCGTTCACCAATATTGCTTCCATTAATATTCTGGACCCGGTTACTCCAGAGGAGATCCAGACGCTCTCTTCCGCAGCACAGCTCAATCCGGCGGTATTCGCCGGTGTGAAGACCAAAGGCGACTTCTATCAGAAGCTGAATCAGGCCAGAAAATCTGCGGCCAGCGGCGGAGCGAAAGAGCAGCCGGCAACGGAAGCCCCAGCAGCTCAGACACCTGCAGTGCAAGTACCGGCGCCTGTACCGGCTGCTCCAAGCAATGACAAGCCGGCAACCGTAAAGTCCGCCAAGAAACAAGCCCGGGTTACCGCTGATCATCTGAATGTAGGATCGGGAGCCTCATCCAGAGCTGCCATCCTTACATCCTTTCCAAAAGGAACCGTCCTGGATGTGATCGGCCCCGCCAAATATGGATGGGTGAAGATTAAGTTCAACGGGCGAACCGCTTATGTATATGGACAATATATAAATATGCTGCCTTAG
- a CDS encoding effector binding domain-containing protein, translating to MDLQTISEVTRSFNISTRTLRYYEQIGLIESVKKDGYAYRTYDKPALTRLEQILLLRKLRISLKDIQRMLLSEESSLAIAIFQQKIRALAQEAAAISTIQTVLDELVLRLRGSVEVKLSPHLWTDESILEAIAVLPATQLHLKEEVTMKELQHADNQLSKLKDVRIIFLPPAPVASICLVGGVPELATADELREFVIRTKLDTLKPDMRHYGFNHPDGSQPDGSDHGYERWITIPADMEVEAPFVKKQFPGGLYAAHMIPMGSFEEWEWLHQWVMSSREYEADWVDSNMMNGLLEEHLNYINLYQLSHEVLDTCMQLDLLIPVKPRLGD from the coding sequence ATGGATTTACAGACGATCAGCGAGGTTACCCGCAGCTTCAACATTTCGACCAGGACACTGCGATATTATGAGCAGATTGGATTGATTGAAAGTGTCAAAAAAGACGGCTATGCCTACAGGACCTATGACAAGCCGGCTCTGACAAGGCTGGAGCAGATTCTGCTTCTGCGCAAGCTGAGGATTTCCCTGAAGGACATCCAGCGTATGCTGCTCAGTGAGGAATCCAGCTTGGCGATTGCTATATTCCAACAGAAGATCAGAGCGCTTGCCCAGGAAGCGGCGGCCATATCCACCATCCAAACTGTGCTGGATGAGCTGGTGCTCCGGCTTAGAGGCAGTGTCGAAGTGAAGCTGAGTCCGCACCTATGGACGGACGAATCTATCCTGGAAGCCATTGCAGTCCTCCCTGCGACCCAACTCCATCTGAAGGAGGAAGTAACGATGAAGGAACTGCAGCACGCCGACAATCAGTTATCCAAGCTAAAGGATGTACGTATTATCTTTCTGCCCCCTGCCCCGGTAGCCTCAATCTGCCTAGTGGGTGGAGTGCCGGAGCTGGCAACGGCAGATGAGCTTCGTGAGTTTGTTATTCGCACCAAGCTGGACACCCTCAAACCGGATATGCGCCACTATGGCTTCAACCATCCGGATGGAAGTCAGCCTGACGGATCGGATCATGGATATGAGCGCTGGATTACCATTCCGGCGGATATGGAGGTGGAAGCCCCTTTTGTCAAAAAACAGTTCCCCGGAGGTCTATACGCTGCCCATATGATCCCCATGGGGAGCTTCGAGGAATGGGAGTGGCTCCATCAATGGGTCATGAGCAGCCGTGAGTACGAAGCTGACTGGGTCGATTCGAACATGATGAATGGCCTGCTGGAGGAGCATCTCAATTACATAAACCTCTATCAGCTGAGCCATGAGGTGCTGGATACCTGTATGCAACTGGATCTGCTGATTCCTGTTAAGCCTAGACTAGGGGATTAG